In Plasmodium reichenowi strain SY57 chromosome 1, whole genome shotgun sequence, the following are encoded in one genomic region:
- a CDS encoding centrin-1 (part of same gene as PRSY57_0104900B~gap found within coding sequence) — MSRKNQTMIRNPNPRSKRNELNEEQKLEIKEAFDLFDTNGTGRIDAKELKVAMRALGFEPKKEDIRKIISDVDKDGSGTIDFNDFLDIMTIKMSERDPKEEILKAFRLFDDDETGKISFK; from the exons ATGAGCAGAAAAAATCAAACTATGATAAGGAACCCTAATCCCCGAAGTAAAAGAAACGAATTAAATGAAGAACAAAAATTAGAAATTAAGGAAGCTTTTGATTTATTTGATACAAACGGCACTg GAAGAATTGATGcaaaagaattaaaagTTGCAATGAGAGCTTTAGGATTCGAAccaaaaaaagaagat ataaggaaaataatatctGATGTTGATAAAGATGGATCTGGTACAATTGACTTTAATGACTTTTTAGACATTATGACAATAAAAATG aGTGAAAGAGATCCTAAGGAGGAAATACTAAAAGCTTTCCGATTATTTGATGATGATGAGACTGGAAAAATCTCCTTCAAA
- a CDS encoding carbon catabolite repressor protein 4, putative — MFKGNKIRVGTINIFNSACYTIKEKLSVYPFEYNYNIDRKNLLYKHFFYNKLDIICLQEVDFFMINDLKKKFFDHDFILHTPEHVNTKSPKSNNCCIAYKKCFKLIGEKQFDTEISVIKNLIKYSSESGCEIQDAFIRELSKRKSIANMVILELSKQTYLGICNCHIHWNPLYPDIKLYHAYLIIRDFYEFIQNTFQDIPFIPLLLIGDFNSTPLIDHKKEDEIIQASGVYELITTGRISKNHAHHPARLRKSEAFYSYPELKIPAFKSVFKEINGKEPEFTNKTPSFEGCIDYIFYKELIPTSTETIPRNLKDIKMLPNEHFPSDHIMLTSEFFIV, encoded by the exons ATGTTTAAAGGGAATAAAATAAGAGTAGGaacaataaatatttttaatagCGCTTGTTATACAATCAAAGAAAAACTTTCAGTTTATCCTTttgaatataattataatatagatCGAAAAAATCTACTCTATAAacatttcttttataataaattggatattatttgtttacAG gAAGTAGATTTCTTTATGATtaatgatttaaaaaaaaaattctttgATCATGATTTTATCTTACATACTCCTGAACATGTTAATACAAAGTCGCCAAAAAGTAACAACTGTTGTATAGCCTataa aAAATGCTTCAAATTAATAGGAGAAAAACAATTCGATACTGAAATTTCTGTGATTAAAAATTTGATCAAGTATTCGTCTGAAAGTGGTTGCGAA aTACAAGATGCTTTTATAAGAGAACTTTCAAAAAGGAAAAGTATAGCAAATATGGTTATTTTAGAGTTATCAAAA CAAACATACTTAGGAATTTGTAATTGTCATATTCATTGGAATCCATTATATCCtgatataaaattatatcaCGCATATTTAATCATAAGAGATTTCTATGAATTTATACAAAACACTTTTCAAGATATTCCTTTTATtcctttattattaataggAGATTTTAACTCAACTCCTCTTATA GATCATAAAAAGGAAGATGAAATTATTCAAGCAAGTGGTGTATATGA ACTCATAACAACTGGAAGAATATCAAAAAATCACGCACATCATCca GCACGATTAAGAAAAAGTGAAGctttttattcttatcCAGAATTAAAAATCCCTGCCTTTAAAAGTGTATTCAAAGAG ATAAATGGTAAGGAACCAGAATTTACCAACAAAACACCTTCTTTTGAAGGATGTATagattatattttttacaaagAACTTATACCTACATCAACGGAAACAATTCCAAGAAACTTAAA GGATATCAAAATGTTACCAAATGAGCATTTCCCATCAGATCATATAATGCTGACATCAGAGTTTTTTATTGtttga
- a CDS encoding hypothetical protein (conserved Plasmodium protein, unknown function): MIKSRKQYNVVILNSIRVQRGKFFSFMKSKYGQEGIVEKRNKNDMHKITKIYLKNVNMKSDNHIYACGNKCFSHIYYNNIYDCRNKYYNRINPGNHKHFSHNINSRAYKKSVFYEEVNEKNNYENNINLLNIIKNSKIEKFNIYDCTLFLNYFIKNKKNKEFDKELKDRNKIKLTSSLYKESNDKILKNILNFEPQNIFFFFNKYAELRDRNSIEILFEHIIHNHLHYFSLYYLTDIIYNIAILNCNFKNNQDNLNEFLNYVIFNVIKENKNIKHFEKKITNKLKISFDIIRNDDKKKKPIYIKSIENNKEKKKNEKRNFLQNNLSDKGTYIVLTHKNDSSIMNGKMNLGMIKNDNNNNINNNNNNNNNNNNNENNNKSKFSINTLSNVMLYKLIYSLAKIKHNETCIKELFILLIPYIRYLIQNKNYIYSKDRNDVIVKIIWSFAFLKIRDIHLFVDFSISIQLILHDLKLQYLKIIKKIYENLLIFDEALLDKLDSRINQIEENAPQQFSYPRKKQFKKKKKRIHIGDEIKFDREKK; this comes from the coding sequence ATGATAAAATCAAGGAAGCAATATAATGTAGTTATTTTAAATTCTATAAGAGTACAAAGAGGAAAATTTTTTAGTTTTATGAAAAGTAAATATGGCCAAGAGGGAATTGTGGAGAAGcgaaataaaaatgatatgcataagataacaaaaatatatttaaaaaatgtaaatatgaaaagtgataatcatatatatgcTTGTGGTAATAAATGTTTTagtcatatatattataataatatatacgattgtagaaataaatattataatcgTATAAATCCTGGTAATCATAAACATTTTAGTCATAACATTAATAGTCGAGCTTATAAGAAGTCTGTATTTTATGAAGAAGTTAATGAGAAGAATAATTACgagaataatataaacttattaaatatcataaaaaatagtaaaattgaaaaattCAATATCTATGACTGCAcactttttttaaattatttcattaaaaataaaaaaaataaagaatttgataaagaattaaaagatagaaataaaataaaattaacatcttcattatataaagaatcaaatgataaaattctaaagaatatattaaatttcgaaccacaaaatatattttttttctttaataaatatgcaGAATTAAGAGATAGAAATAgtatagaaatattatttgaacatattatacataatcatttacattatttttctttatattatttaacggatattatatataatatagcAATACTTAATTgtaattttaaaaataatcaagACAACTTAAatgaatttttaaattatgttatatttaatgttataaaagaaaataaaaacattaaacattttgaaaaaaaaataaccaataaattaaaaatcTCATTTGATATTATACgtaatgatgataaaaaaaaaaaacctatatatattaaaagtatcgagaataataaagaaaaaaaaaaaaatgaaaaaaggaattttttacaaaataatttaagTGATAAAGGTACATACATAGTACTAACACACAAAAATGATAGCAGCATCATGAACGGAAAGATGAACTTGGGCATGATAAAAAATgacaacaacaataatattaataataataataataataataataataataataataatgaaaataataacaaatcCAAATTTAGTATTAATACATTATCAAATgttatgttatataaattaatatatagtCTGGCAAAGATTAAACATAACGAGACATGtattaaagaattattcattttattaattccTTATATTAGGTACTtaattcaaaataaaaattatatatattcaaaagATAGAAATGATGTTATTGTGAAAATTATTTGGTCTTTTGCCTTCTTGAAAATTAGAgatattcatttatttgtaGACTTTTCCATAAGCATACAACTAATACTACATGATTTAAAATTACAATATCtcaaaataattaaaaagatCTATGAAAATCTATTAATATTTGATGAAGCCTTACTAGATAAACTAGATTCCAGAATTAACCAAATCGAAGAAAATGCTCCTCAACAATTTTCTTACCCAAGGAAAAAGcaattcaaaaaaaaaaaaaaaagaattcaCATTGGAGATGAAATCAAATTTGACAGGGAAAAGAAATAg
- a CDS encoding centrin-1 (part of same gene as PRSY57_0104900A~gap found within coding sequence): protein DEEIQEMIDEADRDGDGEINEEEFMRIMKKTNLF from the exons CTGATGAGGAAATTCAAGAA ATGATAGACGAAGCAGACAGAGATGGAGACGGAGAAATTAATGAAGAAGAATTTATGAGAATTATGAAAAAGACCAACttattttaa